The nucleotide window TCCCGGCTCTCGAAGAGGATGACGTAAAGAAGATTGGCGAGGTCATCTGGGAGATCGAGTTCCGGGGATCCAAACGGGCCGAAGTCGAGCATCACAGCTTTGAGATCTACCACTACATGAGCAAACTGCGGGAAGCCGGCCTGGAATTCGTTGGTATGAGTTCCGTTGGTCCCTCGATTGCGGTAGTCACGACACTCGACCGGAAAAAACTTGAAACGATCCTTAAACCCCTGGGGCTCAAGATTGCCATTGCATCAAAAGTCGATAACAAGGGTCTCGTCATCTCATACCGCCAATAATTTTTCCGGATACAGCAGCAGATTTCATAACCCTTTCAGATAAGAATAGATCAGTATGTTTGCCCGGTTCCTGTCTTTGCGGTATATCAGCCTCATTGCGGTCATCTCCCTCTTTGTCGGGGCAGCGCTGATGTTTATTGTTGGGGCTTTTCGCACACTCAACGCAATCCTGTTTCTGTTTTTTGATGTGGGTACCCTGATAATACCGGAACATCTCGATCGTGGAACCGTTACTTCAGTAGCCCTGGTCCAGGCCGTGGATGCCTTCCTCTTTGCGCTCGTCCTCCTCATATTCTCCTATGGGATCTACAACCTGTTCATCAACAGCCAGAAGGAAAGCACCCGGCAGGACCTCCCCGGCTGGCTCCGTATCAGCAGCATCAGCGAGCTCAAGACAACACTTCTTCAGGTCATCATCGTCATTCTTGCGGTAAATGTCCTCGAACATGTAATCCTTGTTGGATCAGATGCCCTGAAATGGGAAACCCTGATCATCCCCATCTCGATCGTCTGCCTGGCTGGCGCTCTTTTGATGATGCATGGAGTCCCGCCCGGCCATAAAAACGAATAACCGATTTTTCCCGGAAAAATTGTTGTTTGCATGCGGTGATACCCGCACTCTGCCCCCCGAATCCGAAGACTCCCAACCGGTTTCCTGGTCCGCTGTTACCCCCACCAACCGCTGTAACCCAGAACCGAGCGGCCCCGGGAGGGTGTAAGGCAGTGAAATGATTGATCAGATGCAATCTCCCGGATGTTGGCATCCTTGGGGATGCAGATCTGCAGCAGAATGAGGGTACAGATATTTGGCGAGCAATCGATCTCCGGCAAATAAATTTCAATCACCCTCTCAGCCCCTGACTGAAATTTTTTTATCGACCCCTGATGGATCGGCCGGATGGTTCACTCCAGAAAAAACGATTTGTTGTTGGATAATTATCCTACAAACGGATAATTATCCTATTGTAGGCAGGTTTACGAACACCCTTCCATCGCGATCAAAAACATTTCAGTGAACCCTGAATGAAATACCAGAGCGGGAGACATTATTTCTGACGATATTGACGTTTTCGGAATTTCGATCTGAACCCAATGCAGACCCGTAAGTAATGGGGGTCTGTTTCCTGCCTCGTAAATCGGAAAACCGTGATACCATCTGTATGATTGGCAAATGAAACTGCAATGAAACGATCTCCGATGCGTCCCCATGGGGAATACGGGATTGAAATCTTCCAAGTCCTGCCGTATTGGGCCATAGGACAGGAAATCGTCATTCAAAAAAAATCAAAGTCCGGATGTGGACAGGACAGGCCGATACCGGTTTTACGATGACCTGTTTGGATCGCGTATCCGGGGATAAAAATGGTTTTGCGGGTTAACCGGACCCGGCTTTTTTCTGCATGAAATAGCCTTTGATGATGCTGGCGACAATGAGGAGGATGGTTCCGCCCATGAGCAGTGCAACGGCAAGGAAGAGCAGGCTCATATTCTGTTTGACAATGGTCAGCGTCCCCGCATAATATCCTAACAGGACAATGCTGACTGCCCAGCAGACTGCGCCGAGGACATTATAAAACAGGAACTTGCGGTACTGCATGGACCCGATCCCGGCAAGGAACGGTGCAAACGTTCTTACAAGGGGGACAAAGCGGGCAACAAAGATAGTAGCCCCCCCGTATTTCTCGTAAAACCCGTAGGTGCGATCAATATGCTCCTGCTTGACCAGGGTCGGGAACCGTTCGAGAAAGATGCGCAGCCCGAGCCGGTTGGCGATCCAGTAGTTCACAGTATCGCCGATAACAGCACCGAGGATAATGACTATCAGCAGCCACCAGGGATCAAGGATTCCGCTCGCGGCAGCTGCGCCGCCAACAAAGAGCAAAGAATCACCTGGGAGGAACGGAAAGATGATAAAACCGGTCTCCAGGAATATGATGAAGAACAGGATGAGGTAGGTCCACATCCCGTATTCCTGGGTGATGAGCGGCAGATCCTGATCGAGATGCAGGAAGATGCTGATGAGCGCGTCAATCATGAGTACCGGAAGGTTGCGTCTGGCACTATATTAAACTGGAGGATAGGGGCTTCATTTCCCTTGTGATAATAACCCCCGCTCCTACAACATGACCTCAATGAACGATGGGCCCGCCATGTGCCAATCGCCGGGGTACAGATAGTTCACGAATATATTTTGGATAATCTCTCAACAGGATTTTTAATCTACAATATCATGATAATCAAAAATGAGTACCGGACTCTACCGGAAAAACATAAAACATAAGATCTTTTTCAAATGATAACCATTTCCCGACCCTTGCGCTACGGAAATATAAAATTTTCAAAGAATTGACAGGAAAAATAAAACAAAAACACTATATAATACTCCGCAACTAAATTGAATCCAGACATACTTTTTATGACAAGTTACGAGCATCAATGAATGAAAAAGGACATTTTTGAAGTGATCGTAACAAATACTAACAAATACTCTGGACAGCATTGAGAACATCAAGGGTCTTGAATAAACCAGGGCTCTTTTAGGCGAATTATGAGATCTTTTAAAAATGATAATGCATTCACCGGTCTTGAGGCAGCGATTGTGCTCATCGCATTCGTTGTCGTTGCAGCGGTGTTCTCGTACGTGGTGCTCGGCGCCGGTTTCTTCACAACCCAGAAGAGCCAGGAAGTCGTCCACACGGGTGTACAGCAGGCAAGCTCAACCCTTGAAATCGTTGGTAATGTGTATGGTACGGCCCCTACTGCCGGAGCGTCAATCACTGTAATTAATTTCACAGCGGCATTAGCTCCCGGTGGAACCCCGGTTGATTTTGACAAGGTTGTATTGACCTACAGCAATGCTACCCAACTCCAGACCCTGACGCAGGCCGCCAAAGGAACGGAACCCAATGCAGGGCAATGGGGTATTGCAGCCGTTCAGAACCAGATAACGGATGACAGCGTTCTTGAACGTGGAGAGCAGTTCGATATCATGGCAAAGCCAACTAACGGGATAACGAAGAATGACTACTTCTCCCTTGAAGTCAAGCCCTCGATCGGTGCGGCTCTCGGTATAACCCGTACTGCCCCGGCTTCAATCCAGCAGATTAACATCCTCTACTAATTTTTTTTAGTCAGTTGTATTCCGGATACAATGCCAGAATCCTTTTAGGAAAATAAAATAGTCTTCAGTACCTTCACGCGGATGAAGGTTTTTTTAAACGATAGCACCGGAAACTATTCTGTTGCGGCCTGGATATTGATTGAGAGAACTGACCCATCCGTAACGGAGTACTGCCAGGCAAATCCTCCGGTATTTTTTTTTACATAAACAATGGTAACCCGTGCGAACAAAATGGTACCATAAATATGCCAGAAACAAGGAAAACAACTTCCTGGTGTAAAAACAGGATGAAGTGAATATTCATAAAAAGAGATGATGGAACATCTCCGCTCCGCTCATTGGTATGATCTTTAAATCACCCAATGGATGCAAAATAATTATATATATATCCTATAACGATTCGGTAACATGGAACTGACAATCATCCAGAGTTCGGTTACTCTTTTTGAGATCCTCTGTGTGATTATCGTTTTTGCTTCCATTTTCATGAGAAGCAGGTTTTTTAATGAGGTTTTCGAACACCACCCGGCATGGACCACACAGATACTCCTCATGGTTTTTTTCGGCATCATGTCGGTCTTCGGCACACTCAGCGGGCTCACACTCCATGGTGCTGTTGTAAATGTCCGGGATCTCGGTCCCATGGTCGCGGGTCTGGTCTGTGGGCCGTATATCGGGATTGGCGCCGGGATT belongs to Methanoregula sp. and includes:
- a CDS encoding YqhA family protein, coding for MFARFLSLRYISLIAVISLFVGAALMFIVGAFRTLNAILFLFFDVGTLIIPEHLDRGTVTSVALVQAVDAFLFALVLLIFSYGIYNLFINSQKESTRQDLPGWLRISSISELKTTLLQVIIVILAVNVLEHVILVGSDALKWETLIIPISIVCLAGALLMMHGVPPGHKNE
- a CDS encoding VTT domain-containing protein, producing MIDALISIFLHLDQDLPLITQEYGMWTYLILFFIIFLETGFIIFPFLPGDSLLFVGGAAAASGILDPWWLLIVIILGAVIGDTVNYWIANRLGLRIFLERFPTLVKQEHIDRTYGFYEKYGGATIFVARFVPLVRTFAPFLAGIGSMQYRKFLFYNVLGAVCWAVSIVLLGYYAGTLTIVKQNMSLLFLAVALLMGGTILLIVASIIKGYFMQKKAGSG
- a CDS encoding archaellin/type IV pilin N-terminal domain-containing protein: MRSFKNDNAFTGLEAAIVLIAFVVVAAVFSYVVLGAGFFTTQKSQEVVHTGVQQASSTLEIVGNVYGTAPTAGASITVINFTAALAPGGTPVDFDKVVLTYSNATQLQTLTQAAKGTEPNAGQWGIAAVQNQITDDSVLERGEQFDIMAKPTNGITKNDYFSLEVKPSIGAALGITRTAPASIQQINILY